The Candidatus Cloacimonadota bacterium genome has a window encoding:
- the uppS gene encoding di-trans,poly-cis-decaprenylcistransferase has protein sequence MDGNGRWAGQKKRPRMYGHRAGARAVRQVVELGVELKLGYITFYAFSTENWSRPEEEVEGLLKLLKEFLVKEIRELHSQNIFVNIIGSEERLDPAYLAEIRQIAAVTRHNTGLTVNMAFNYGGRTEIVDGIKNLFQQNADNPDAIRNLTPETFNQYLYTAGQPDPDLIIRTSGESRISNFLLWQGAYSEIYITDTLWPDFDKAAFIQAMINFQGRKRRFGGVQNL, from the coding sequence ATGGACGGCAACGGCCGCTGGGCAGGTCAGAAAAAGCGTCCCCGCATGTACGGCCACCGCGCCGGCGCCAGGGCCGTGCGCCAGGTGGTGGAGCTTGGCGTGGAGCTGAAGCTGGGCTACATCACCTTCTATGCCTTTTCCACCGAAAACTGGAGCCGCCCCGAAGAGGAGGTGGAGGGCTTGCTGAAGCTGCTCAAGGAATTTCTGGTGAAAGAGATCCGGGAACTGCACAGCCAGAACATCTTCGTGAACATCATCGGCAGCGAGGAGCGCCTCGATCCCGCTTACCTGGCCGAAATCAGGCAAATCGCGGCGGTCACCCGCCACAACACCGGCCTCACGGTGAACATGGCCTTCAACTACGGTGGCCGCACCGAGATCGTGGACGGCATCAAGAACCTCTTTCAACAAAACGCCGACAACCCCGACGCGATCAGAAACCTGACCCCGGAAACTTTCAACCAGTACCTCTACACCGCCGGCCAGCCCGATCCGGACCTCATCATCCGCACCAGCGGCGAAAGCCGGATTTCGAACTTCCTGCTCTGGCAGGGGGCGTATTCGGAAATCTACATCACAGACACCCTCTGGCCGGATTTTGACAAAGCCGCCTTCATCCAGGCCATGATCAATTTCCAGGGCCGAAAACGCCGCTTTGGAGGGGTTCAGAACCTATGA
- a CDS encoding peptide chain release factor 2, with protein QTSFASVYVYPEFDDDIEVEIDAKDLKIDTYRSSGAGGQHVNTTDSAVRITHLPTGIVVSCQNERSQIQNREKAMAILRSRLYQFYEEQREAEKKKEETGKTDIGWGNQIRSYVFQPYQMVKDLRTKYEVGTVDRVMDGDLDGFIYAWLKYKAQQKMQ; from the coding sequence CAGACCTCCTTCGCCTCCGTTTACGTGTATCCCGAGTTTGATGATGACATCGAGGTGGAAATCGATGCCAAAGACCTCAAAATAGATACCTACCGTTCCAGCGGCGCCGGGGGACAGCATGTCAACACTACCGATTCGGCGGTCCGCATCACCCATCTGCCTACGGGAATCGTGGTTTCCTGCCAGAACGAACGCTCCCAGATCCAGAACCGCGAAAAAGCCATGGCCATCCTGCGTTCCCGGCTCTACCAATTTTATGAGGAACAGCGCGAAGCCGAAAAGAAAAAGGAAGAGACAGGCAAAACCGATATCGGCTGGGGTAACCAAATCCGTTCCTACGTGTTCCAACCCTACCAGATGGTGAAGGACCTGCGCACCAAATATGAGGTGGGAACTGTGGACCGCGTGATGGACGGCGACCTGGACGGCTTCATCTACGCCTGGCTGAAATACAAGGCCCAGCAGAAAATGCAGTGA